AAAAACTAACTATATACAATTAGCTAAGATGTTCTAAGGTGGCTTAGGCGATCAACATTTTAGCATGTTTTTATTTGTTTTACCTCCTTAGGCACCTGAGCTCACCTAAGCTTGGGTGTTAAAATATTAAAATTCCGAATCACGTTACCAATCACAGATTTAAAAAAAGCGGTCGTCATTCCCGCGCAGGCAGGAATCTTAATGCAACCTACAAACCATGCCAAGGCATTAGGATTCCCAAGCAAGTTGGGAATGACGATGACTCGTATTCTCCCATCTTTAATCATTGTTTTTTCTAGAAATTTGATTTTTCAGCATGAACACTTTAGGCTAAATAATTTCTAAATATCTTTTTAGTTCCCAATCGGTTACAACTTTAGCATATTGCTTGCATTCCCATTCGCGGGTCATGGTAAAATGATTAACGAAATCTTCGCCTAATAATGCTGCGGCTAAGTCAGAATTTTTCATCTTTTGCGTAGCCTCAAATAAATTGCGCGATAATACCCCATTCGAAAGATCTGTATATCCATTTCCCTTGGTAGCAGGTTGTTCGAGTTTCAGCTTATTTTTGATCCCGTACATTCCAGCGGCCAAACAGGCCGAAAGTGCCAGGTAAGGATTGGTATCAGAACCCACTATCCTGGTCTCTAAACGTGATGCCTTTTTGCTTCCGGGTAGCGCACGTAATGCCGTTGTACGGTTATCAATTCCCCAGGTTACCGTAGTGGGTGCCCATGCGCCTTCAACTAAACGTTTGTAACTGTTTATGGTAGGGGCAATCATTGGTAAAAGGTATGGAAGGCAATGTAACTGACCAGCGATATAACTTTTCATGGTTTCGCTCATTTTATCTGCATCTTTTTTGTCGTAGAACAAGTTGGTCTTCTTATCGGCATCCCACAGGCTTTGATGTACATGACCGCTGCATCCGGGTAAATTTTCACTTATTTTGGCCATAAATGTGGCAATAATACCGTGTTTATACGCTATTTCTTTTACGGCAGTTTTAAATAATATCGCTTGATCAGCAGCTTGTAAGGCAGGCGCATATTTAATCGCAGCTTCGTAAACCCCTGGTCCGGTTTCAGTATGCAAACCTTCAATCGGGATGTCGAATTTATTCAACAGTTCGAACAGGTCGCTCATAAACTCATTCTGGTAGGTGCTTCTCAAAATGGAATAGCCAAACATGCCGGGGCTTAAGGGTTTTAAATTGGTAAAACCTTTCTCGTGGATAGTTTCTGGTGTTTCCGAAAAATTAAACCACTCAAATTCCTGTGCAAAAAGCGGCGAAAATCCTTCATTTTCACATTCTGCAATCACTTTCTTTAGCAACTGCCTCGGACAGACATAATTTGCCTGATCCTGATCGTCAATAAAATCGCCCAAAAAGAAAGGCACTTCATTTTCCCACGGAATTTTCCGGAATGTGCTCAGATCAATTTTCACCTGGGCATCTGGATAACCAGTATGCCAACCTGTATATTTTCCGTTTTCGTAAGCTACATCGCCTGCATCCCAACCAAAAGTAACATCACAGAAACCCAGGCGACCTTCAACCAGGGATGTAAATTTTTCGGCAGCTACATATTTTCCCCTTAAAATACCGTCGATATCGGCAACAGCTAATTTAACTTTTCCAGAGGGATGATGTTTTACGTAATCCAGAATTTCTTTGCTCGTACTCATTAATCTGCCTTTTTAAAGATTTTATATAGAAGAAATATGCCTAAAACAATGCCCGAATAAATTAAACCTAATTTAAGATTATAAATCAGCATTGCGATGAAAGAAACGCAGGAAATAATTAATGCAACTATGGGAAATAACGGATAAATTGGCATTTTGAAAGGTCTTGTCATCTCAGGTTTGTTTTTCCGCAGTACCATGACCGAAATCATCGAGATGATATATAAAGTTAATGCCCCAAATACCGAAATGATAATAATTTCGGCAGTTTTGCCAGATAAAAGCGCGATAATACCAATCACCATATTGCCAATTAATGCATTTGCTGGTGTTTGAAATTTTGGCGAGATTTTTCCTAGTACTGCAGGAATGCTTTTTACTCTCCCCATCTCATAAGTAGAGCGGCCTGCTGCTAAAACCAAACCGTGAAAGGAGGCTACCAAACCAAATAAGCCTACCGTAATAAGCAAGTGGTACATCAGGTGGTTATCGTCTGTGATCATCGAAAGGGCTAATGGTAGAGGTGAATCGGAAGTTTCGCCCGATTTCCCGTTTTTATATACTATGGCTTCCCAACCACCTATGCCAATTGTGGAGATGAAAACCAGCACACATAATACCACTAATGTAAATATACCCCAGCCAAAGCCCTTACTGATATCTCGTTGTGGGTTCTTGGTTTCTTCGGCTACATTTGCAACGCCTTCAATACCCAGAAAAAACCAGATGGCAAATGGAATGGCCGCAAAAACACCGCTCCAGCCATTTGGAAAGTTATTGTGGACCAGGTTTTCTACATGAAATTTAGGTAATGTAATTCCTGAGAACAAGAGCAGTTCGCCGACTGCCAGAACGGTAATAATGACTTCGAATGAAGCCGCGGCTTTTACGCCATATACATTTAGGGCAGTGAAAATAAAATAAACAGCAATTGCACTCGTAAGAATGGGTACCTGCGGGAAAAAGGCATTAAAATAAGCACCAATGGCAAAGGCTATGGCCGGTGGGGCAAATATAAATTCGACCATTTGAGCAATACCTGCAATAAAACCGATGTTTTTGCCGAGCGCGATATTAGCATAATCGAAAACACCACCTGCCTTTGGTATAGCACAGGCAAGTTCTGCATAACTAAAACTAAAGGTAACATACATCACCATAATGGCAACTGTTGCAATGGCCATACCCAAGGTGCCACCTTTTTCGAGGCCTAAGTTCCAGCCGAAATACATTCCCGAAATCACATATCCTACGCCAAGCCCCCATAACATAAAAGGGGTAAGTGTTTTCTTTAAGCTATCTTTTTGTTCCATTGGCAGGATGTACAAGATTGAAATAGGTTTATATTATTTGCTCGAAAATGATAAACTATTAGCTTCGGTATCTGATGTTTAAAGTAGTAATTATTTTCGAATCATTTTACTGTCGCTAGCAATTGCTGCAATAATTTATTATTAATTTTTTTTAAAGTGCTTTTGGGCATTTACCAGTTTTGTTATCTTGCATGACCAAACAATATCTTTATGCACGAAAACGCTCTCCGGCCTTCTGAAAATTTTAAGAAGATGGCTGCCAAGTCTGTACAGGCTATTACCTTATTCATTGCCACCTATGTAGTATTAATAATATTTACATTGGTGCTAACCGCAGCTTCCTGTTACTTGGGGATAAAGCTCATGGAATACATCAGCTCTTCCATTACTTTTATTTTGGGCATCGGTTTGATAGGATTTGGTTTTATGATCTTATTTTTTCTGGTCAAGTTTATGTTTAAGGGCAATAAGCTGGACAGGTCTCATTTATTGGAAATTACCAGGACCGATCAGCCTGAAATCTTTAAAATGATTGATGAAATTGTTTTAAGCGTACAAACAGATTTCCCGAAAAAAGTATATCTATCAAATGAGGTTAATGCTGCCGTTTTTTACGATTCGAACTTTTGGAGCATGTTTTTTCCTGTGCGCAAAAACCTAATAATCGGATTTGGGCTAATCAATACTACTACTGCTGATGAACTACGTGCAATATTGGCCCATGAGTTTGGCCACTTTTCACAAAGGAGCATGAAGGTTGGCATTTATGTATACCAGTTTAACAAAATTATTTACGATATGCTTTATGATAATGAAAGTTATGATAAAGTAACGAGGGGCATAGCGAGTGCAAGTTCTTATATTGGTATTTTTGTGTTAATTTCTGATAAGATAATCGGTTTGATGCAGCAGATCCTAGTGCGTGTTTATCAGGTTTTAAGCGAGAGTTATAGTAAACTTTCGCACGAAATGGAATTTCATGCCGATGCAGTTGCCGCAGTAACCGTAGGTTCTAAACCGCTTATTGATTCGTTATTGCGCATGCAGCTCGCAAACCGTTCGGTGGATATTATCTGTAATTATTACGAAAGAAAAATCGATGACTGTGTTATTTCGGCAAATATTTTTCCGCAACAGATTTTAGTAATGAACTTTTTAGCTCAAAGGAATAAACTGCCTTTCGAAAATGGATTTCCGCAGGTGAGCATTGGCTATTATAATCGCTTTAACAAATCAAAAATATCCTTTTCCAATCAATATAGTTCACATCCCGAAACCGATGAGCGTATTAAAAAATTAAATGATCTCGGAATTCCTGTTGCAAAACCATCCCACGAGATGGCAAATTCGCTACTTGTTGATCAGGAAAAAATAGCTGAAAAATTTACAGCACAGATATTTCAGCATGCGGTTTACCGAGAGCAACCATCGGTACAACAGTTGAGTGACTTTGAAGCAGATTTTTTCAAAGAAAATGATCAAAATTCTTATCCTGATATTTTTAATGGTTATTTCGATTATAGAAATCCCTATCATCAATTTAATATAGATGCATTTGATCTGCCAACTATTCCATCTGAATTGAGCATTGAAGAGTTTTTTGATGATACCAATTTAAGCGTAATCTATGAGTTGAAGGCATTGGAAGCCGATCTGACCACGATAGATAACATAGATTCTCAGGTCATCAATGTCAAAACATTTAATTACGACGGCAAAAAGTATTCGCTGGCTGATTGTAGGGCAATGATTGATTATTTGAAGGGTGAAATAAGTAAGAAAAATGAGCAATTGGTCCTACTCGATGCAAAGGTTTTTGAATATTTCAGGTTTTTGGCAAAAGAAAATCAAACTGAAGCAATATTTAAATCGCTTTCGATCAAATATAAGCAGGTAGCTGAAGAGTTTACTGTTCAAGAGAATGCTTATTTAGATCTGGCCAACGCAACAAGATTTATGCACACATCAGCATCCAAAGAAATGATCAAAAGAAAGATGGTGGTGGTTAAAAAAGAAGAGAAAAAATTTAAGGATTGTTTGATTGCAATCGTTAACAATGATGCGTACGCCAGTTTAATAAACGAAGAGGCAAAAATAGCCCTAGCGGAGTACTTGAAACATGATTACAAGTATTTTGGGGCAGATCTTTATTTTGATGAAGAGCTTAAGGATTTATTTTTTGCGATGAATTTTTTCGGAGGAGTAATATCCGAACGACATTTCCTTACTAAAAAAGAACTTCTGAACTTTAATGCAAAATTGATAAATCCGGTATTTAGTTAACGTAAAAAAGCCAGTAATTAATCTTACTGGCTTTAATGCCTATTCCGAATCGCGGTTTTTATTCACAATCTGGCTGTCTCTCGTATTTTTCTGTACCGTAATGGCGCCGAAAAGTGAGAGTAAAAAAGCAAAGGCATAAAACCCTTTTTCGCTGGGTAGCAAGGTAGCATTCCACAAACCGATTACCAATAAAGTGATGGTGAGTAGCGTAGAAAACCAACTGATACCGTAATAAATTTCAGTAACCGGAATTCCTTCTAATTTATCGCGAACAGCTTTTTGTAAAGAGATTACGGCAAAAAGGCCAAACATCAATACAGTAAAATAATATCCTTTTTCATTGAGAAGCATATCAGAACGCCACAGGCCTACAATAAAGCCGATCATTCCGATACCTAATGCAATCCAGGCGGCCGCCACGAATGCATTCGATGGTTTTTGATTCATTGTTTTGAGATTTAATTTAATTCAATAGACAACAACGCTAAAGATTGGCAAAAGGTATAAAAATTAAAAGATAGTATTTTAAATTATTTTGGAAGATTAGCCTATCGGGTATAAAAAGCCAAACAAAATCCTATCCTTTGCATTATACCTGTATAATCTTATCTTAGTTATATGCGAACCTTGCTTACTTCTGCCCAAATGCGTAGTGCTGATCAGTTTACGATTGCCAATAAACCCATTGCTTCTATCGATCTGATGGAAAAAGCGGCGAGGGCCTTTGTTCAAACTTTTTTAAGAGACGAGTTCGATACCAATAAAAGTGTGGCGATAATCTGCGGAAAGGGAAATAATGGTGGCGATGGATTAGCGATTGCCCATTTGTTATTGACCAACGGTTATGAAAATATTAAAGTTTATATTGTTAACTTTAGTAAAAAGGAAAGCAACGATTTTGCGATCAACCTGCAACGGATTGAGGAATCGCACTGCAAAAAAATAGTAATCAACCAACCTTCCGATCTGAAAAGCCTAAAGGCAGATTTAATTATCGATGCCATTTTAGGTTCGGGTTTAAACAAGGCGCTAACAGGCGACTTTGAAGAACTGGTTCAGTTTATTAACAAACAGCAAAAAAAAGTATATGCAGTTGATGTACCTACAGGTTTTTTTGCCGAAGGAAAATTGCCTAAAGATTATAACGGTATAAAAGCTTATAAAACAATTTCTTTCCAACGTCCAAAAATTAATTTTTTCTTTCCTGAGTCAACCATGGCGACAGAAAAATATGAGGTGGTTGATATTGACCTGGATGAGGCCTTTATCCAAAAACAAGAGGCTGATTTTTATTTAGTGGAAGAAAATGATATTGAGAAGATTCTGCAGCCCCGAAAATTGTTCAGCCATAAAGGTACTTACGGCCACGCATTGATTATTGCAGGTAATAGCAATACCATGGGCGCGGCTTTGCTTTCTTCAATGGCTTGTTTACACGCAGGGTCAGGATTAACCACAGTGTGTATTCCGCAGGGTGGATTAACCGCCTTAAATGCCACTTTACCAGAGGTAATGGCGCTGCCAAGAGATGAATACACAAGAATAGAAAACCCAAAGAAATATCAGGCAATTGCTATAGGCCCTGGCTTAGGTACCGAAGCTGAAAACGAAAAACTTCTGGAAAGTTTGATTATGGCCAACCAGGCAATGATAATCGATGCAGATGCTTTAAATATCTTGGGCGAACGGTCCGATTTGATTGATAAAATTGTCGCAAATAGCATTATCACCCCTCATATGAAAGAGTTCGATCGGTTATTTGGCGAACATGATAATTGGTGGGACAGGGTGCAAACCGCTACAGAACAGGCCAAAAAACAGAAGATCGTTATCGTGCTTAAAAACCAGTATACTTTTGTCTGCCTGCCTACGGGTAAGGTACTTATCAATCCTACGGGCAACCCGGCTATGGCACAAGGCGGAATGGGCGATGTTCTTACCGGTATTATCGCAGGCTTTGTAGCACAGCGGTATTCGGCAACAGATGCCGCTATTCTGGCTTGCTACATTCATGGAAAAGCTGGCGATCATTTAGCGCACGAACAATTTGTGGTTACCGCATCGCAGGTTGCAGCCAGCATATCAAAAGAAATTAAAGCGCTCATGTCTAGATAGTTTGTTTACGATTTGCTTAGCCACAATTGTTGAAAAAAAAACGCTATTAATCTACTATTGTTCTAGTTTATAATTTCTAGTTTACAGGAATATTTAAAATAACAGATATCTTAAAAACGGAAAACAAATTATTATGGCACAAAGAGAATACACGCTGAATGAATTAATTCAGGAATCGGCAGAAAACCCAAATGAAAACGATTTCTTTGAACTAGAGAAACCTGCCATGCTGGAGGTAAATCTAAAAAATCAAAAAATATTGGCAAAAGCAGGTTCGATGGTTGCTTACATCGGGAATATCGATTTTAAAAGAGAAGGACTACTAAGCAAAGGTTTGGGCAGTTTGTTAAAGAAAGCCATATCTGGTGAAGGTACCTCACTGATGCACGCCACTGGAACAGGCAAACTATATTTAGCCGATGAAGGTAAGAAAGTAAAGATCATCAAACTCCAAAACGAGGCGGTTTTTGTAAATGGTAATGATGTTTTAGCTTTAGAAGAGAATATTAAAAACGAAATAAAAATGCTAAAAAGCATTGCAGGGATGATGAGTGGTGGTTTATTTCAGGTTAAATTATCGGGCAGTGGCTATATTGCCATTACCACACATGGCGAACCAATTTTATTAAGAGTAACAGGTAACCAACCTGTATACACCGATCCGAATGCTACGGTAGCATGGTCAGAAAATTTAACGCCTAACATCAAAACCAATTTAACTTTCGGCTCTTTTATCGGAAGAGGAAGCGGCGAGTCGTTCCAATTAGAATTTTTTGGCGAGGGATGGGTTTTGGTACAGCCTTATGAAGAGGTGAAATACGCAGCGAAATCTTAATATAGTAATCCGTCATTGCGAGGCACGAAGCAATCTTAACGCTGTGGCTATAGTAATAAGATTGCTTCGTCGGCTGAAAAGCCTTCTCGCAATGACGGAACTTCTACATTTCGTTCACTCCCAGTCAAGGAAATTTATGCGTTAGTTATACAAACACTTTTTTTGGAAAGCACATGCAGAAGCATTTAGGCAACGATAGTCCTGCCATTTGCTTTACCGCTCTGCGTTCGGTGTTAGCTGCTGTCAGGTTTAGGCGGCGCGGCCATTCATCCTATTTAGGGCTGCAGGGCGCAAAACCATTGCCTACAAAGGGCAGTCGAAAGGTCAAAACCCACAGCCTCATTGTTCCTAAACCCGGTAGTAACGGAAATCCTTTTTATTGCTTAAAATGGATTACACTAAACGTATTGCCTGACGTATTGAATTTGCAATAAAAAGATTGGAGTGTATAACAGGACTGCAGCACCTACTGAGTTGGAACTGTTCGTTTTCTAATATAAACATCAACGAGAAATTAATGTTATAAAAACAAAATCCCAGTATTTCTCAATATCGGGATTTTAATATAATTGATTAAATTGTTTCTATTTAAACACCACCCATTACGGTTAATTTATCCATTGTTGGGTTAACGCTTCCGCCCATTGGCTCTAACGTTACTGCAAAAGCCTGTGCTTCTTGAATGGCCTGCATTTTTACCAATGCCTCGTTATTGGTTGAATCCGTTTTTCCGAATACACCTAAACTTACCGGTTTGCCGTTTACCAAAGCCCAAAGCTGATATTGATGTGCTGCATCGGTTTTTGGTAAGTCCATAGCTACATAATTAATCAGTACGCTTTTATCTTTCTTGTTCCAGTAAACTTTCATTTTAGAAGTAGGGCTAAAAGCCTGACCAGCCATTCTGATGGTTGCCCATTCTTTGCTATCAGCCATGGCAGCCATATTATCTAAACCCTGGTTTTCGAACTCTAACTTGCTTACTATGCCAGCAAATTTTTGTTTATCCAGATTTAAACTCGCAATTTGGTCGTGTGCAGCATTTAGCTTGTTATACGTAATAAACAATGCCGCAGTACTTACTACCAATAAAGCTATACAGGCAACTAAGGCATAACGCAAAGTTCTCACTTTGGCATCACTTCCATCTAAACGTATAATTCTTGGTTCTTCTGCATAAATTGGTTCGGGTTGAACATTCACATTCTCTTCAACTTCACTTATCCCCAACTTTTCGAATAATCTTGTTTCTACATCTGCAGATGGCTCTACAGCATTTTGCATAGCATATTGTTCCATAGCTTGCTCAATAGCAGCTATTTCAGCTCTTACCTCAGGGTGTTGAGATGCCATTTCCTCCACCTGCAACGCTTCTTCAGGTGATAAATCACCTAAAACGTACAGCTCAAGTACTCCGGATTCGATATATGCTTTTAAATTTTCCACGCTCAATTAAAATTCCTTCTCAATTCAATAATAGCCAACCGGATCCGGGTTTTCACCGTACCTAATGGCAAATCTAACTTTTCTGCGGCTTCCACATGGGTAAAACCCTTATAATAAACTAAATCAAGAACTGCTTGTAAATCTGGTTTAAGGTTATCTACAAGTTGCTTAACTCCAAGAATATCAGGGTTAAACGTTACCTTGTTTTGCTCATCAACGAAACTTACGTTATTTTCTATATCTTGGTTTTTGAGTGAATTCTTAAAGTCTTTAGAACGTAGTTTGTCGATCGATAAATTGCGTGCAATATTCATCATCCATGTAAACAAACGTCCTTTAGTATGATCATAGTGTGCAGCAGACTGCCAGATTTTTACAAAAGTTTCTTGTAGTACATCTTCAGCAAGCTCTGTGTGAGTGATAATGCGCGAAATAACGCCATAAAGCGCTGACGAATACATGCTGTACAGTGTTTTTAGAACCGCAGGATCTTTTGATTGCAGTGCTTGAACAAGTTCTGGCTCGGTTAGGGTTAATTTTTTTAATGCAGTCACTATTGGTTACTAAGATACAACACAGAACAGCAAAAGCAAAAAAATGTTTTATAAATGCATTCCGTATAGGAGTGCCTTATAAAACATTTTAACAAAGGTGGGTTAATACTGTAATTATGCTATCCCATCAATTGGGAAAAGGTGTTTTTCTGCATGATAAGATGAACGTACCAGTGGACCGCTCTCAACATACTTTAAACCTTTTGCCAAACCAACTTCTTTGTACATCGCAAAAGTATCAGGGTGTATCCAGTCTATAACCGGGTGGTGGTTACGTGTTGGTTGTAAGTATTGT
The nucleotide sequence above comes from Pedobacter riviphilus. Encoded proteins:
- a CDS encoding NAD(P)H-hydrate dehydratase → MRTLLTSAQMRSADQFTIANKPIASIDLMEKAARAFVQTFLRDEFDTNKSVAIICGKGNNGGDGLAIAHLLLTNGYENIKVYIVNFSKKESNDFAINLQRIEESHCKKIVINQPSDLKSLKADLIIDAILGSGLNKALTGDFEELVQFINKQQKKVYAVDVPTGFFAEGKLPKDYNGIKAYKTISFQRPKINFFFPESTMATEKYEVVDIDLDEAFIQKQEADFYLVEENDIEKILQPRKLFSHKGTYGHALIIAGNSNTMGAALLSSMACLHAGSGLTTVCIPQGGLTALNATLPEVMALPRDEYTRIENPKKYQAIAIGPGLGTEAENEKLLESLIMANQAMIIDADALNILGERSDLIDKIVANSIITPHMKEFDRLFGEHDNWWDRVQTATEQAKKQKIVIVLKNQYTFVCLPTGKVLINPTGNPAMAQGGMGDVLTGIIAGFVAQRYSATDAAILACYIHGKAGDHLAHEQFVVTASQVAASISKEIKALMSR
- a CDS encoding anti-sigma factor codes for the protein MENLKAYIESGVLELYVLGDLSPEEALQVEEMASQHPEVRAEIAAIEQAMEQYAMQNAVEPSADVETRLFEKLGISEVEENVNVQPEPIYAEEPRIIRLDGSDAKVRTLRYALVACIALLVVSTAALFITYNKLNAAHDQIASLNLDKQKFAGIVSKLEFENQGLDNMAAMADSKEWATIRMAGQAFSPTSKMKVYWNKKDKSVLINYVAMDLPKTDAAHQYQLWALVNGKPVSLGVFGKTDSTNNEALVKMQAIQEAQAFAVTLEPMGGSVNPTMDKLTVMGGV
- a CDS encoding AIM24 family protein, whose protein sequence is MAQREYTLNELIQESAENPNENDFFELEKPAMLEVNLKNQKILAKAGSMVAYIGNIDFKREGLLSKGLGSLLKKAISGEGTSLMHATGTGKLYLADEGKKVKIIKLQNEAVFVNGNDVLALEENIKNEIKMLKSIAGMMSGGLFQVKLSGSGYIAITTHGEPILLRVTGNQPVYTDPNATVAWSENLTPNIKTNLTFGSFIGRGSGESFQLEFFGEGWVLVQPYEEVKYAAKS
- a CDS encoding M48 family metallopeptidase, with product MHENALRPSENFKKMAAKSVQAITLFIATYVVLIIFTLVLTAASCYLGIKLMEYISSSITFILGIGLIGFGFMILFFLVKFMFKGNKLDRSHLLEITRTDQPEIFKMIDEIVLSVQTDFPKKVYLSNEVNAAVFYDSNFWSMFFPVRKNLIIGFGLINTTTADELRAILAHEFGHFSQRSMKVGIYVYQFNKIIYDMLYDNESYDKVTRGIASASSYIGIFVLISDKIIGLMQQILVRVYQVLSESYSKLSHEMEFHADAVAAVTVGSKPLIDSLLRMQLANRSVDIICNYYERKIDDCVISANIFPQQILVMNFLAQRNKLPFENGFPQVSIGYYNRFNKSKISFSNQYSSHPETDERIKKLNDLGIPVAKPSHEMANSLLVDQEKIAEKFTAQIFQHAVYREQPSVQQLSDFEADFFKENDQNSYPDIFNGYFDYRNPYHQFNIDAFDLPTIPSELSIEEFFDDTNLSVIYELKALEADLTTIDNIDSQVINVKTFNYDGKKYSLADCRAMIDYLKGEISKKNEQLVLLDAKVFEYFRFLAKENQTEAIFKSLSIKYKQVAEEFTVQENAYLDLANATRFMHTSASKEMIKRKMVVVKKEEKKFKDCLIAIVNNDAYASLINEEAKIALAEYLKHDYKYFGADLYFDEELKDLFFAMNFFGGVISERHFLTKKELLNFNAKLINPVFS
- the yiaA gene encoding inner membrane protein YiaA codes for the protein MNQKPSNAFVAAAWIALGIGMIGFIVGLWRSDMLLNEKGYYFTVLMFGLFAVISLQKAVRDKLEGIPVTEIYYGISWFSTLLTITLLVIGLWNATLLPSEKGFYAFAFLLSLFGAITVQKNTRDSQIVNKNRDSE
- the eat gene encoding ethanolamine permease; translation: MEQKDSLKKTLTPFMLWGLGVGYVISGMYFGWNLGLEKGGTLGMAIATVAIMVMYVTFSFSYAELACAIPKAGGVFDYANIALGKNIGFIAGIAQMVEFIFAPPAIAFAIGAYFNAFFPQVPILTSAIAVYFIFTALNVYGVKAAASFEVIITVLAVGELLLFSGITLPKFHVENLVHNNFPNGWSGVFAAIPFAIWFFLGIEGVANVAEETKNPQRDISKGFGWGIFTLVVLCVLVFISTIGIGGWEAIVYKNGKSGETSDSPLPLALSMITDDNHLMYHLLITVGLFGLVASFHGLVLAAGRSTYEMGRVKSIPAVLGKISPKFQTPANALIGNMVIGIIALLSGKTAEIIIISVFGALTLYIISMISVMVLRKNKPEMTRPFKMPIYPLFPIVALIISCVSFIAMLIYNLKLGLIYSGIVLGIFLLYKIFKKAD
- a CDS encoding glutamine synthetase family protein, producing MSTSKEILDYVKHHPSGKVKLAVADIDGILRGKYVAAEKFTSLVEGRLGFCDVTFGWDAGDVAYENGKYTGWHTGYPDAQVKIDLSTFRKIPWENEVPFFLGDFIDDQDQANYVCPRQLLKKVIAECENEGFSPLFAQEFEWFNFSETPETIHEKGFTNLKPLSPGMFGYSILRSTYQNEFMSDLFELLNKFDIPIEGLHTETGPGVYEAAIKYAPALQAADQAILFKTAVKEIAYKHGIIATFMAKISENLPGCSGHVHQSLWDADKKTNLFYDKKDADKMSETMKSYIAGQLHCLPYLLPMIAPTINSYKRLVEGAWAPTTVTWGIDNRTTALRALPGSKKASRLETRIVGSDTNPYLALSACLAAGMYGIKNKLKLEQPATKGNGYTDLSNGVLSRNLFEATQKMKNSDLAAALLGEDFVNHFTMTREWECKQYAKVVTDWELKRYLEII
- a CDS encoding RNA polymerase sigma factor translates to MTALKKLTLTEPELVQALQSKDPAVLKTLYSMYSSALYGVISRIITHTELAEDVLQETFVKIWQSAAHYDHTKGRLFTWMMNIARNLSIDKLRSKDFKNSLKNQDIENNVSFVDEQNKVTFNPDILGVKQLVDNLKPDLQAVLDLVYYKGFTHVEAAEKLDLPLGTVKTRIRLAIIELRRNFN